From Vitis vinifera cultivar Pinot Noir 40024 chromosome 14, ASM3070453v1, a single genomic window includes:
- the LOC100241163 gene encoding uncharacterized protein LOC100241163 — protein sequence MSSRRGPPKHQNAYAWKPNSGHKKNETEVGGKLRPYSEITGVCARCKEQIEWKRRYGKYKPLIEPAKCQRCSKRAVRQAHHKLCSACAKEQNACAKCCSRVDNIIGRDCSEVEAEQKLLEEAIKNARERDRRTLLRAMNKSISRSSAKNPTNKEDKVGEINPAASLGTCNGPSRDDCEDKDEDNDDDDDNEDDEEREDDYYSENDDGKANEDDENEEQGHN from the exons ATGAGCAGCCGGCGCGGCCCCCCCAAGCACCAGAACGCCTATGCCTGGAAACCTAACTCCGGGCACAAGAAAAACGAAACc GAAGTGGGAGGGAAACTAAGGCCCTACTCGGAGATCACCGGCGTCTGTGCTCGCTGCAAGGAACAGATCGAATGGAAGCGGAGGTACGGAAAATACAAGCCTCTCATCGAGCCTGCCAAATG TCAGCGGTGCTCGAAGCGCGCCGTTCGTCAGGCTCACCATAAGCTCTGTTCCG CTTGCGCCAAGGAGCAGAATGCGTGCGCCAAGTGTTGCAGCCGTGTGGATAATATAATTGGAAG AGACTGTTCTGAAGTGGAGGCTGAGCAGAAGTTACTTGAGGAA GCCATAAAAAATGCTCGAGAGAGAGACAGAAGGACTTTATTACGTGCT ATGAACAAAAGTATATCTCGTAGTTCTGCAAAAAACCCAACCAACAAAGAGGACAAGGTTGGGGAAATAAATCCAGCTGCATCACTTGGGACATGCAATGGGCCTAGCAGAGATGATTGTGAAGATAAAGATGAAgacaatgatgatgatgacgacaatgaagatgatgaagagaGAGAGGATGATTATTACAGTGAAAATGATGATGGCAAAGcaaatgaagatgatgaaaatGAGGAACAAGGTCATAATTAA
- the LOC100253138 gene encoding receptor-like protein kinase FERONIA produces the protein MSLDQINPMLTLAVYLSSFFLQFLISMAGDESPPYRPTDNILLDCGSSISKMSPDGRTWQGDQGSKFSGTSDVQNSSSSSNAFRQDPSVEQVPYMTARIFNSSFTYSFPVSSGPKFVRFYFYPTAYSGHNESEFFFSVTSGVYTLLSNFSASLTVAPMGSGVSSLVKEFSINVWDNQILNITFSPSPNSWAFVNGIEVVSMPNHLYGQIDLKLVSAVQQFEMDNYTALETVYRLNVGGNHIPAEADSGMFRSWSQDDSYIYGGNLGLTPNLDSLIQYTQTTPPYIAPRTVYTTSRTMTKQEEINKRTNLTWLFHVDSGFYYLVRLHFCELQLEVTRPGERVFSIFLNNQTAEEEMDVIVRSGGTGYPIYQDYVVYLLSDGSRRKQELWLDLHPNADSKYANVILNGLEMFKLNNSNGSLAGLNPDPVLNPPPSEQHPNSPVKPNNRAPLVLITVIVAAVGGVVALSLLWFLVLRPRMRVKHVGGISRAKSSWVPFSYTTRSTTTNGSSLPADICRHFSLAQIKDATCNFNKNFIIGEGGFGNVYKGFIKGGSTTVAVKRLNPSSKQGAREFETEIRMLSKLRHIHLVSLIGYCDEEGEMILVYDYMARGTLRDHLYKTKNPPLPWKQRLQVCIGAARGLHYLHTGAKHTIIHRDVKSTNILLDEKWVAKVSDFGLSRVGPTSMTQTHVSTAVKGSFGYVDPEYFRLRQLTEKSDVYSFGVVLFEVLCGRPAVIPGAPKEQVSVAEWGRRSYRNGALDRIMDQNLRDEVAPECLKKFGEIADSCVRNEGIERPPMSDVVWALEFALQLQETAERNAQINSGDEVYMGRVGVKPDGSQPSSSAVTRGGATTSDNDDLFSVSRSRSTVTSGVSTSGKSVPSNDHDGSVFSDINNPKGR, from the coding sequence ATGAGTTTGGATCAAATCAATCCCATGCTCACCTTAGCTGTCTAtctttcttccttctttcttcAATTCCTCATCTCCATGGCCGGGGATGAGTCTCCGCCTTATAGGCCCACTGATAATATTCTCCTCGACTGCGGCTCATCCATCAGCAAAATGTCTCCTGATGGCAGGACTTGGCAAGGTGATCAAGGGTCAAAATTCTCTGGAACTTCTGATGTTCAAAACTCATCCTCATCATCCAACGCTTTCCGGCAAGACCCCTCGGTCGAGCAAGTTCCATACATGACCGCTCGTATCTTTAACTCCTCGTTCACATACAGCTTCCCTGTGTCATCCGGACCCAAGTTTGTCCGCTTCTACTTCTACCCAACTGCGTACTCTGGCCATAATGAATCCGAGTTCTTCTTCTCCGTCACATCAGGGGTGTACACCCTCCTAAGCAACTTCAGCGCTTCTCTTACAGTTGCTCCTATGGGGTCCGGAGTATCTTCCCTTGTTAAAGAATTTTCCATCAACGTGTGGGACAACCAAATACTCAATATAACCTTCTCTCCATCCCCAAACTCCTGGGCCTTCGTTAATGGTATTGAAGTCGTTTCCATGCCAAATCATCTCTACGGACAAATTGACCTTAAATTGGTTTCCGCGGTTCAGCAATTTGAAATGGATAACTACACAGCCCTTGAAACTGTTTATCGTTTAAATGTTGGTGGCAATCATATCCCGGCGGAAGCAGACAGTGGCATGTTTCGGTCATGGAGTCAGGATGACTCTTACATATACGGAGGAAATTTGGGGTTGACACCTAACCTGGATAGCCTCATACAATACACTCAGACGACACCGCCTTACATTGCACCACGTACAGTCTACACCACTTCACGCACCATGACTAAACAAGAGGAGATAAATAAGAGAACCAACTTGACGTGGCTCTTCCATGTGGATTCTGGGTTTTATTATCTTGTTAGGCTTCATTTCTGCGAGTTGCAATTGGAGGTAACCCGTCCAGGTGAACGagttttttctatatttcttaACAATCAGACAGCTGAAGAAGAAATGGACGTCATCGTTAGGAGTGGTGGCACAGGATATCCAATTTATCAAGATTATGTTGTTTATTTGTTATCCGATGGCAGCCGAAGGAAGCAGGAGCTGTGGCTCGATTTACATCCTAATGCGGATAGCAAGTATGCTAACGTAATATTAAATGGATTAGAGATGTTCAAGTTAAATAATTCCAACGGTAGTCTCGCAGGACTCAATCCTGATCCGGTACTAAATCCTCCTCCCTCGGAACAGCACCCAAACTCCCCGGTAAAGCCCAACAATAGGGCGCCACTGGTGCTGATAACAGTCATTGTAGCTGCGGTCGGCGGAGTAGTCGCACTCTCTCTTCTCTGGTTCTTGGTTCTCCGACCGCGGATGAGAGTGAAACACGTTGGTGGCATCAGTCGGGCAAAGTCATCTTGGGTCCCATTTTCCTACACGACAAGATCCACAACCACCAACGGCTCGTCACTACCGGCCGATATCTGCCGCCACTTCTCCCTTGCCCAGATTAAAGACGCCACATGCAACTTCAACAAGAACTTCATCATCGGCGAGGGAGGTTTCGGAAACGTTTACAAAGGCTTCATCAAAGGCGGCTCCACCACGGTTGCGGTTAAACGGCTGAATCCATCATCAAAACAAGGTGCCCGCGAATTCGAAACAGAGATCAGAATGCTGTCCAAGCTCCGCCACATCCATCTCGTGTCTCTGATCGGTTACTGTGATGAAGAAGGAGAGATGATCCTTGTCTACGATTACATGGCTCGTGGCACTCTCCGTGATCatctttataaaacaaaaaaccctCCACTCCCATGGAAGCAACGCCTTCAAGTCTGCATTGGGGCGGCGCGTGGATTGCACTACCTTCACACAGGCGCGAAGCATACAATCATTCACCGGGACGTCAAATCCACCAATATCCTGTTAGACGAGAAATGGGTGGCCAAGGTTTCGGATTTCGGGTTGTCTAGAGTAGGCCCCACGAGTATGACCCAGACCCACGTCAGCACAGCAGTGAAGGGCAGTTTCGGGTACGTGGATCCAGAGTATTTCCGGTTGCGGCAATTGACGGAGAAGTCTGACGTGTACTCGTTCGGAGTGGTGCTGTTTGAAGTGTTATGCGGAAGGCCGGCGGTGATCCCCGGTGCTCCAAAAGAGCAGGTGAGTGTAGCAGAGTGGGGCCGGAGATCTTATCGGAACGGAGCCCTTGATCGGATCATGGACCAAAATCTGAGGGACGAGGTTGCGCCAGAGTGTTTGAAAAAGTTTGGGGAGATCGCTGATAGCTGCGTGCGTAACGAGGGAATCGAACGGCCACCAATGAGCGATGTGGTGTGGGCCCTTGAGTTTGCACTGCAGCTCCAGGAGACTGCGGAGAGGAACGCCCAAATCAACAGTGGAGATGAGGTGTATATGGGTCGGGTTGGAGTCAAACCGGACGGATCACAACCGAGCTCATCCGCTGTGACACGTGGAGGAGCCACCACTAGTGATAACGATGACCTGTTCTCGGTGTCAAGGTCAAGGAGTACCGTCACATCTGGGGTGAGCACTAGTGGAAAGAGCGTCCCCAGTAATGATCACGACGGTTCGGTGTTCTCTGATATAAATAATCCAAAGGGACGGTGA